Proteins from a single region of Alphaproteobacteria bacterium LSUCC0719:
- a CDS encoding 3-isopropylmalate dehydratase codes for MARLWRFDEIIDTDVLAPGKYMKSPLAELALHCLEAVRPEFSGNVRPGDVILGAPNMGVGSSREQAAEVLKHLGIASVIAPSFAGIFYRNAINLGLPVFTINGEAYAHPGLTDGAEISFDFDGSSIILLAFGEVLSLDPLPDFLRDMILDGGLIPHLEKRFQKTAAMEGA; via the coding sequence ATGGCGCGTCTCTGGCGGTTCGACGAAATCATCGATACCGACGTACTTGCCCCTGGCAAATACATGAAATCTCCACTTGCCGAGCTGGCGCTACATTGTCTTGAGGCAGTCAGGCCCGAATTTTCCGGCAATGTGCGCCCTGGCGATGTGATTCTTGGTGCGCCGAACATGGGGGTCGGCTCGTCACGCGAACAGGCTGCCGAGGTGTTGAAACACCTTGGAATTGCATCTGTGATTGCCCCCAGCTTTGCCGGTATTTTTTATCGCAACGCAATCAATCTGGGCCTGCCGGTTTTCACCATAAATGGCGAAGCGTATGCACATCCCGGACTGACTGACGGAGCTGAGATCAGCTTCGATTTCGATGGCTCCTCTATAATACTCCTGGCGTTTGGCGAGGTTCTTTCGCTTGATCCGTTGCCTGATTTCCTGCGTGACATGATTCTGGATGGCGGTCTGATTCCTCATCTGGAAAAGCGCTTCCAGAAGACAGCAGCGATGGAGGGGGCCTGA
- a CDS encoding nuclear transport factor 2 family protein translates to MNSLQQLVLTYFRGVDEQDPSLIFATLATDCVFYVETHGVELHGHKEIRGMFDRLWSHHSAVRHDQFYFVDAGNGADIAVRFRVTNTLPDGSLVYKSNCNFFTAKDGMFTEVRVYMAGENTLDRKG, encoded by the coding sequence ATGAATAGCCTTCAACAGCTGGTCCTGACCTATTTTCGCGGTGTCGACGAACAGGATCCCAGCCTCATCTTCGCGACGCTCGCCACTGATTGCGTGTTCTATGTCGAGACGCATGGCGTCGAACTGCATGGACATAAAGAGATCCGCGGCATGTTCGACAGGCTGTGGTCGCATCACTCTGCTGTCAGACATGACCAGTTCTATTTTGTTGATGCCGGTAACGGTGCGGACATAGCCGTGCGCTTCCGGGTGACCAACACCCTCCCCGACGGCAGCCTTGTCTATAAATCCAACTGCAATTTCTTCACGGCTAAAGACGGTATGTTCACCGAAGTCCGTGTCTATATGGCTGGCGAGAACACACTCGACCGAAAGGGGTAA
- a CDS encoding tautomerase family protein yields MPLIECTLIKGYDRQVRKRLAERVTDAACSSLGAASDFVTVTIKEVDPDNYMRGRTSRVPASAPTPAEDIVRGFLAAMEARDLDAAKSHLSDDFTMTFPGNARFAELEELVAWAHQRYQSVSKSYEGFDTAFHGTRSTVFCFGTLSGSWLDGTGFSGIRFLDRFELEGETIFSQMVWNDMAEMKPV; encoded by the coding sequence ATGCCGCTGATCGAATGCACCCTGATCAAGGGATATGACAGACAGGTCAGAAAAAGGCTTGCCGAACGCGTGACCGACGCGGCCTGTTCCTCGCTCGGTGCAGCGTCGGATTTCGTCACCGTAACCATCAAGGAAGTGGATCCCGACAACTATATGCGCGGCCGCACAAGCCGGGTGCCGGCATCTGCCCCGACGCCGGCCGAAGATATTGTCCGCGGCTTTCTTGCGGCGATGGAGGCGCGCGATCTTGATGCCGCGAAGTCCCACCTGTCAGATGATTTCACCATGACTTTTCCCGGTAATGCACGCTTTGCAGAGCTTGAAGAACTGGTGGCGTGGGCCCACCAGCGCTATCAGTCCGTCAGCAAGAGCTATGAAGGATTCGATACCGCCTTTCACGGCACCCGTTCGACGGTCTTCTGCTTCGGCACCCTTTCCGGCAGCTGGCTGGACGGCACCGGATTCAGCGGCATCCGTTTCCTCGACCGGTTCGAGTTGGAGGGTGAGACCATTTTCTCGCAGATGGTCTGGAACGACATGGCAGAGATGAAACCGGTATGA
- a CDS encoding hydantoinase B/oxoprolinase family protein gives MTSIKMDPVTLAILKGRLEQIADEMDATLFRSAFNPIIAEAHDASHGIYDAQTGETLVQGKSGLPIFVGVMAFAVKAVIDRVRRDGGVADGDVFIFNDPYDGGTHLSDFRLVKPIFRNGEIFCYLASVGHWHDVGGNVPGNYNPQATESFQEGVLIPPVKLFEAGVLRRDIVAILSANSRLPNSLYGDMNAQINALDIGHQRLDDLLDEYGETDVSAALALLRQRADRMMRDHLAALPDGTISVEDYLDNDGVTDEVLTLAVDMTISGDRLTIDFTRSSPACAGPVNISRSTTIAATYVALKHIFTDVPANAGVLQPVEFIIPEDSFLSVTAPKPVGGYTETILRLIDVMFQAFQHISPERVNGCAYGTINALSLAGHRGDGSRWVMFSFFGGGHGGHPEGDGLNHGNAPISTATIPPLEILEAAYPVAFTQWALRPDSGGEGQHRGGLGAVYEIELLEESATAFLFGERGKNPPPGVVGGRAGAPNRFYFDSDGPDAIDGQESPPLVSKMTGIKLQRGQRVRLETPGGGGYGDAATRTSEKQAHDLAQGYVTAGGKGAGS, from the coding sequence ATGACTTCTATCAAAATGGACCCAGTGACGCTTGCCATTCTCAAAGGCCGTCTTGAACAGATTGCTGACGAGATGGACGCTACTCTCTTCCGATCTGCTTTCAATCCGATCATTGCCGAGGCGCATGATGCCAGTCACGGCATCTATGACGCGCAGACAGGTGAAACTCTTGTTCAAGGCAAATCAGGACTTCCTATTTTTGTCGGGGTGATGGCCTTTGCCGTGAAGGCGGTAATTGACCGAGTGCGTCGTGACGGCGGCGTTGCCGATGGCGATGTGTTCATTTTCAATGATCCCTATGACGGTGGCACCCACCTTTCGGATTTCCGGCTTGTGAAGCCGATCTTCAGGAACGGAGAGATCTTCTGCTATCTTGCCTCTGTTGGTCACTGGCATGATGTCGGGGGAAATGTACCTGGAAACTATAACCCGCAAGCCACTGAATCCTTTCAGGAAGGCGTGTTGATCCCGCCGGTGAAGTTGTTTGAGGCAGGGGTGCTGAGAAGAGATATCGTGGCGATCCTGTCCGCCAATTCACGTCTTCCAAATTCGCTCTATGGCGATATGAACGCCCAGATCAACGCCCTCGACATTGGCCACCAGCGCCTTGACGACCTGCTGGACGAATATGGCGAGACTGATGTGTCCGCGGCACTGGCACTTCTAAGGCAGCGCGCCGACCGCATGATGCGCGACCACCTTGCCGCGCTGCCGGACGGCACCATTTCTGTCGAGGACTATCTGGACAATGACGGTGTAACCGATGAAGTGCTGACCCTTGCCGTCGACATGACGATATCGGGTGACCGATTGACCATCGATTTCACCCGGTCGAGTCCCGCCTGCGCCGGCCCGGTAAATATTTCACGCTCAACGACTATCGCCGCCACCTATGTGGCGCTAAAACATATCTTTACTGATGTGCCAGCAAATGCAGGCGTGTTGCAGCCCGTGGAATTCATTATCCCGGAGGACAGTTTTCTTAGCGTCACCGCACCAAAGCCGGTGGGCGGCTATACGGAAACCATCCTTCGGCTAATTGATGTGATGTTTCAGGCCTTCCAGCATATATCGCCGGAACGTGTCAATGGCTGTGCCTATGGGACAATTAACGCGTTGTCACTTGCCGGACATCGTGGAGATGGCAGCCGCTGGGTGATGTTCTCGTTCTTTGGTGGCGGCCATGGCGGCCATCCCGAAGGGGACGGTTTGAACCACGGCAACGCGCCGATCAGCACGGCGACCATTCCACCGCTCGAGATTCTCGAGGCTGCCTATCCGGTTGCTTTCACGCAATGGGCGCTTCGTCCGGATTCTGGTGGTGAGGGACAGCATCGTGGCGGGCTGGGCGCGGTTTATGAAATTGAATTGCTGGAAGAATCTGCAACGGCATTTCTGTTTGGCGAACGTGGCAAAAACCCGCCTCCCGGTGTTGTTGGAGGTCGCGCCGGCGCGCCCAACAGGTTCTATTTCGACAGCGATGGCCCGGATGCCATCGACGGGCAGGAGTCTCCGCCACTCGTTTCGAAGATGACGGGCATCAAGTTGCAACGTGGCCAGCGTGTAAGGCTAGAGACCCCGGGGGGCGGTGGCTACGGCGATGCGGCAACGCGCACCAGTGAGAAGCAAGCGCATGATTTAGCTCAGGGTTATGTCACAGCTGGCGGCAAGGGAGCGGGATCATGA
- a CDS encoding 3-isopropylmalate dehydratase large subunit: protein METLARKLIARAAGQPVVSAGDVVICKVDLAMIHDSGGPRRVKPMLERLGRHVWDKDRVVVVTDHYVPADTEETRAIQALTRKWVHDEDIANFYDQQGICHVVLPERGHLSPGMFCVGGDSHSPTGGAFGAYMFGIGATEMAGVLATGEIWLRVPETILIQWDNSLGSCVTAKDMMLAVCGKIGMGGGRYQAIQYAGTAISDLSMQERMTMSNMAAELGAQAGLVAPDQITADYVLAAGGSLADDWVDYTIEAADKAEDHLTFDAAELAPQIAAPHSPANAADAAEFENTSFDVAYIGACTGAKYVDLAAAASVLKGRRVASGITLKVAPASKQDQDRAADEGIMSILEDAGAQFLANSCGICAGYGDDRLAKDEVCLSSTARNFKGRMGAPGSQVYLASPYTVAASAVTGTMRDPREIMEG from the coding sequence ATGGAAACTCTCGCCCGAAAACTGATTGCCCGCGCCGCCGGGCAGCCCGTCGTCTCGGCTGGTGATGTCGTGATTTGCAAGGTCGATCTTGCAATGATCCACGACAGCGGTGGGCCGCGCCGTGTTAAGCCCATGCTTGAACGACTTGGCCGTCACGTCTGGGACAAGGACCGTGTTGTGGTGGTCACTGATCACTATGTTCCAGCCGATACTGAAGAGACCCGCGCCATTCAGGCACTGACCCGCAAATGGGTCCATGATGAGGATATTGCCAATTTCTATGATCAGCAGGGCATCTGCCATGTCGTGCTGCCGGAACGTGGACATCTGTCCCCCGGTATGTTCTGTGTTGGAGGTGACAGCCATTCGCCGACCGGCGGTGCCTTCGGTGCCTACATGTTCGGCATCGGGGCGACCGAGATGGCAGGGGTTCTGGCAACTGGTGAAATCTGGCTTCGTGTTCCCGAAACCATATTGATCCAGTGGGACAATAGTCTTGGGTCCTGTGTCACAGCCAAGGACATGATGCTTGCCGTGTGCGGCAAGATCGGTATGGGCGGTGGTCGGTATCAGGCTATCCAGTATGCCGGCACGGCGATCAGTGATTTGTCGATGCAGGAACGCATGACCATGTCCAATATGGCGGCGGAGCTTGGCGCACAGGCAGGGCTTGTTGCGCCTGACCAGATAACTGCGGATTATGTGCTAGCTGCCGGAGGCTCGCTAGCTGATGACTGGGTGGACTACACCATCGAAGCCGCAGACAAGGCAGAAGACCATCTTACATTCGATGCGGCAGAACTTGCGCCGCAGATCGCTGCCCCGCATTCACCGGCAAATGCCGCTGATGCCGCAGAGTTCGAGAATACATCATTCGATGTTGCCTATATCGGGGCCTGTACCGGCGCGAAATATGTCGATCTGGCAGCTGCCGCTAGCGTGTTGAAGGGGCGGCGCGTCGCCAGCGGTATTACCCTGAAGGTTGCGCCGGCCAGCAAGCAGGATCAGGACCGTGCCGCTGACGAGGGCATCATGTCGATCCTCGAGGATGCAGGTGCACAGTTCCTTGCGAACAGTTGCGGTATCTGCGCCGGCTATGGCGATGACAGGCTTGCCAAAGACGAGGTCTGCCTGTCATCGACTGCGCGCAATTTCAAGGGCAGGATGGGCGCGCCCGGCTCGCAGGTCTATCTGGCGTCGCCCTACACGGTTGCCGCTTCGGCGGTTACCGGAACTATGCGCGATCCGCGTGAGATCATGGAGGGCTGA
- a CDS encoding oxaloacetate decarboxylase: protein MTIRELMGKDGIILAPGIYDALSGLIATQTGAKTVYLSGASLAYTRFGRSDIGLVSVSEVQDTLAAITDRIETPVIVDADNGFGNALNVQRTVRSFERAGAGAIQIEDQSFPKRCGHLDGKKLVSCNEMVGKVKAALDARQNDDTLIIARTDARAVEGLEAAIDRSEAYREAGADILFIEAPQSIDEMQVLCDRFAGSVPLLANMVEGGKTPIKTADDLATLGYSVAIFPGGAVRAISRHLQAYYDGLLSDGSNAGFADRMHDFQGLNEIIETSALMALGKKYEDIDSTD from the coding sequence ATGACTATACGGGAACTGATGGGGAAGGACGGCATCATACTTGCCCCTGGGATTTATGACGCGCTGTCAGGCCTGATCGCGACACAGACGGGGGCAAAGACCGTGTATCTCTCGGGCGCCAGCCTTGCCTATACCCGTTTCGGACGCTCCGACATCGGCCTTGTCAGCGTGTCCGAGGTGCAAGACACACTTGCGGCCATTACCGACCGTATCGAGACGCCGGTGATCGTCGATGCCGATAACGGGTTTGGCAATGCACTCAATGTTCAGCGGACCGTTCGGAGTTTTGAACGTGCCGGCGCTGGTGCCATCCAAATTGAGGACCAGTCCTTTCCGAAACGATGTGGTCATCTCGACGGCAAGAAGCTCGTATCCTGCAATGAGATGGTGGGCAAGGTCAAAGCAGCGCTCGATGCGCGCCAGAATGACGATACACTGATTATTGCGCGCACCGATGCCCGCGCTGTAGAAGGTCTGGAGGCGGCTATAGACAGGTCCGAAGCCTATCGAGAGGCTGGTGCCGATATTCTGTTCATCGAGGCGCCGCAGTCTATCGATGAGATGCAGGTTCTTTGCGACCGGTTCGCCGGGAGTGTGCCGCTTCTTGCTAATATGGTCGAGGGCGGCAAGACACCGATCAAAACTGCAGACGATCTTGCCACACTTGGCTACAGCGTTGCGATTTTTCCAGGTGGTGCGGTGCGGGCGATTTCACGGCATCTGCAGGCCTATTACGATGGTTTGCTCTCCGACGGGAGCAATGCCGGCTTTGCCGACCGGATGCATGATTTTCAGGGTCTGAACGAGATCATTGAAACCAGCGCTCTTATGGCACTTGGCAAAAAATATGAAGATATTGACTCAACGGACTGA
- a CDS encoding aspartate/glutamate racemase family protein gives MKDVLVIVPFPMSEENLAQRRSQLDAVELSDQLRFTFKSTKAAPRNYVSEADMVLADLGILEVGQSAQEEGFDAVCIDTMSDSGVAALRSVLDIPVIGPGRASMLTAMLLGSRFSVVTMWKHWFHLYEKTIGDLGIRDHVASIRSINVAPDNQTLLAGKEEDIFPLLLAEAEAAINEDGADVILLGSTTMHQAHQFLSESLDVPVINPGPLTYKLVEAILGLDLSHSRAAYPVSPVPRTEMIAAMMAAAGRFDQ, from the coding sequence ATGAAAGATGTTCTGGTGATTGTTCCCTTTCCGATGTCGGAAGAGAACCTGGCACAACGCCGTTCGCAGCTGGATGCAGTCGAACTCAGCGACCAGTTGCGGTTCACCTTCAAATCGACGAAGGCGGCGCCGCGTAATTATGTCAGCGAGGCTGATATGGTGCTTGCCGATCTTGGCATTCTAGAGGTCGGCCAGTCGGCACAGGAGGAGGGCTTCGATGCCGTCTGCATCGACACGATGAGTGATTCCGGCGTCGCCGCCCTTCGCTCGGTGCTGGATATTCCGGTGATTGGTCCCGGCCGTGCCTCGATGTTGACGGCGATGCTGCTGGGAAGCCGTTTCTCGGTCGTCACCATGTGGAAGCACTGGTTCCACCTCTATGAGAAGACAATTGGCGACCTTGGCATCAGGGACCATGTCGCCTCGATCCGCTCGATCAATGTCGCGCCGGACAATCAGACCCTTCTTGCCGGCAAGGAGGAGGATATTTTCCCCCTACTGTTGGCCGAGGCCGAGGCAGCCATCAATGAGGACGGCGCTGATGTTATTCTTCTCGGATCAACGACGATGCATCAGGCGCATCAGTTCCTGAGCGAGAGCCTTGATGTGCCGGTGATCAACCCCGGACCGCTGACCTATAAGCTTGTTGAGGCGATCCTTGGGCTTGACCTGTCACACAGCCGTGCCGCCTATCCTGTCTCTCCGGTACCGCGAACCGAGATGATTGCCGCAATGATGGCTGCAGCCGGCAGGTTCGACCAGTAG
- a CDS encoding hydantoinase/oxoprolinase family protein has translation MSKSIVIGVDVGGTFTDILALDENTGEVRVAKVPSTRGDQSAGFLSGIKAATDDLGAVSTIIHGTTVATNALLERKGAKAGIITTAGFRDVLEMRRRDRPTTWGLWGQFTPVIERQSRLEVNERTLASGEVTTPVAPDEIRAAAASLLEQGCEAVCLFFINGYANGENEARAAEILRDVWPNEHVSVATEILPEIREFERCSTASLNAYLQPVVANYLARLEERLDGEGAPAEILIVQSNGGVMSVDTAKALPVRTALSGPAAGVVAARQIASAAGFENVITGDMGGTSFDVSLVADGQNTLTSQASIDFGMVVRTPMIEMTTIGAGGGSIAHIDETGLLDIGPQSAGSDPGPVCYGLGNDRPTVTDANLVLGRIDARNPIGDKLTRLDSEAAAAAIDTHIAGPLGISVEEAAEAIIRVANAKMAGAIRLISIERGHDPKRFAAMPFGGGGALHAGALVREIGLAAAIVPRFPGVNSALGCVMSDLRHDEVRTLNRMLDTLDCKALTEMVGEITASSEEVIRRSNASIDGLEAVIELDMLYLGQTHAVAVPLSVSERGLTIDVIRAAFDASYKRAYGRLLENIPVRVLNLRLSVIGKRPGVDIASLARGERAASADDCHLADQQIFAGGQWHDGTIVDRLRLPAGAVVNGPCLLVQPDATIYVDPGLAARVDDLGNIIIEEQG, from the coding sequence ATGAGCAAATCCATCGTGATAGGTGTCGATGTTGGCGGAACCTTTACCGATATCCTCGCACTTGACGAAAACACCGGCGAGGTGCGTGTCGCAAAGGTGCCCTCGACCCGTGGCGACCAGTCAGCAGGCTTCCTGAGTGGCATCAAAGCTGCCACCGACGATCTAGGTGCTGTCTCGACGATCATCCATGGCACGACTGTGGCGACGAATGCCCTGCTGGAGCGTAAGGGTGCTAAGGCGGGCATCATTACCACGGCAGGATTCCGTGATGTGCTTGAAATGCGGCGTCGCGACCGGCCGACTACATGGGGATTGTGGGGCCAGTTTACTCCGGTGATCGAACGGCAGAGCCGTCTCGAGGTCAACGAGCGCACACTTGCCAGCGGCGAGGTCACAACACCGGTGGCTCCGGACGAAATCCGAGCTGCAGCGGCAAGCCTGCTTGAACAGGGCTGTGAAGCGGTATGCCTGTTCTTCATCAATGGCTATGCGAATGGAGAAAACGAGGCACGCGCTGCCGAGATTTTGCGTGATGTATGGCCGAACGAGCATGTCAGCGTGGCGACTGAGATCCTGCCTGAAATCCGTGAGTTTGAGCGCTGCTCGACGGCGAGCCTGAATGCCTATCTGCAGCCGGTTGTCGCAAACTATCTGGCGCGCCTTGAAGAGCGGCTTGACGGCGAGGGGGCTCCAGCGGAAATCCTGATCGTACAATCCAATGGTGGTGTCATGTCGGTCGATACTGCCAAGGCGCTTCCGGTGCGCACGGCGCTGTCCGGGCCGGCAGCCGGCGTCGTGGCCGCTCGCCAGATCGCCAGTGCGGCAGGTTTTGAAAATGTCATCACCGGCGACATGGGCGGCACATCCTTCGATGTATCGCTGGTCGCCGACGGGCAGAACACCCTGACATCTCAGGCCAGCATCGATTTCGGCATGGTTGTCCGTACACCGATGATCGAGATGACGACCATCGGAGCAGGCGGCGGGTCGATTGCCCATATTGACGAGACAGGCCTTCTGGATATCGGGCCGCAGAGCGCGGGGTCGGATCCGGGACCTGTCTGTTATGGCCTTGGCAATGACCGACCGACCGTCACGGACGCCAATCTGGTTTTAGGTCGCATCGATGCCCGCAACCCGATAGGCGACAAGCTGACAAGGTTGGACAGTGAGGCCGCCGCCGCCGCCATCGACACGCATATTGCCGGCCCGCTCGGGATTTCGGTTGAAGAGGCCGCCGAGGCGATCATTCGCGTTGCCAACGCGAAAATGGCTGGCGCCATTCGCCTGATCTCGATCGAGCGGGGGCATGACCCGAAACGCTTTGCGGCGATGCCGTTCGGCGGGGGTGGTGCGCTTCATGCCGGGGCTCTGGTTCGAGAGATTGGTCTGGCAGCGGCGATTGTGCCGCGCTTCCCGGGCGTCAATTCGGCGCTTGGCTGTGTGATGTCGGACCTGCGTCATGACGAGGTCCGAACACTCAACAGGATGCTGGATACTCTTGATTGCAAGGCGCTAACAGAGATGGTTGGCGAGATTACTGCCTCCTCTGAAGAGGTCATAAGGCGTTCAAACGCGTCAATCGACGGCCTTGAAGCGGTGATTGAGCTCGACATGCTCTATCTTGGTCAGACGCATGCCGTGGCTGTTCCATTGTCTGTGTCGGAAAGAGGGCTGACGATCGATGTTATCCGCGCCGCTTTCGATGCGAGCTACAAGCGCGCTTATGGACGTCTGCTCGAAAACATCCCGGTGCGTGTGTTGAACCTTCGGCTTTCTGTGATCGGCAAACGTCCTGGAGTTGACATCGCCAGCCTGGCGCGTGGCGAGCGTGCTGCGTCGGCGGATGACTGCCATCTGGCCGACCAACAAATTTTCGCTGGCGGTCAGTGGCATGACGGGACCATCGTTGACCGGTTGCGTCTTCCTGCTGGTGCCGTGGTGAATGGGCCCTGTCTTCTGGTCCAGCCCGATGCCACCATTTATGTCGATCCGGGTCTTGCGGCCCGTGTGGACGATCTTGGCAATATCATCATTGAAGAACAGGGGTAG
- a CDS encoding SDR family NAD(P)-dependent oxidoreductase produces MPSLVNRRLFITGLGSGIGLATARLAVAEGARVSGTIHTEDQLANLKDITPQDLCFRADVTDETALNDAVANAADRIGGLDGVVACAGIIKLLTSADTNSADWARIIDVNLTAGFNLARAATPFLTAEEHGAMVFISSQIGLVGHQRAAAYAASKAGVNGLAKSLALELADQNVRVNAVAPGPIATDMTAATRADPDRFEALRSAIPMGRFGTADEIATLVVFLLSEQAGFITGQVVVADGGFTAR; encoded by the coding sequence ATGCCATCCCTTGTCAATAGACGCCTATTTATCACCGGCTTGGGGTCCGGCATCGGACTGGCGACTGCGCGACTTGCTGTTGCCGAAGGTGCGCGCGTCAGCGGCACCATCCATACCGAAGACCAGCTTGCCAATCTTAAAGATATTACGCCGCAAGACCTCTGTTTCCGGGCAGATGTGACCGATGAAACGGCGCTAAACGACGCGGTTGCAAACGCAGCCGACCGGATTGGTGGCCTTGATGGCGTCGTGGCCTGCGCCGGCATCATCAAGCTGCTGACCTCAGCTGATACCAACAGCGCCGACTGGGCACGCATTATCGATGTAAACCTGACGGCAGGCTTCAACCTTGCACGCGCTGCCACGCCGTTCCTGACGGCTGAAGAGCATGGCGCGATGGTGTTCATTTCCAGCCAGATCGGCCTCGTCGGCCATCAGCGCGCCGCCGCCTATGCGGCGTCAAAGGCCGGGGTCAACGGGCTTGCCAAATCACTAGCGCTGGAACTTGCAGACCAGAATGTCAGGGTCAACGCAGTCGCGCCAGGCCCCATCGCGACCGACATGACGGCAGCTACCAGAGCCGATCCGGACCGGTTCGAAGCGTTGCGCTCAGCCATACCAATGGGCCGGTTCGGCACGGCGGACGAGATCGCGACTCTTGTTGTCTTCCTGTTATCGGAACAGGCGGGCTTCATCACCGGCCAGGTGGTTGTCGCCGATGGCGGCTTCACCGCCAGATAA
- a CDS encoding ABC transporter ATP-binding protein: MLDVRGAIKRFGGLVAVSEVDLHVDQGEIVSLIGPNGAGKTTLFAMIAGFLKSDGGEVKLNGTSILRMKPHMICQMGMVRTFQITQPFAGLTTRQNIMVGAYSRTSSQPDAERKAEEVAEIVGMTALLDRNADNLTVAGRKRLELARALATGPSLLLLDEVMAGLNPTEIDEIVAVIKGIRDTGVTIFLIEHVMKAVMNLSDRTYVLNDGKLIAAGTPASVAADPQVIEAYLGHGAAEAMAGGAA, translated from the coding sequence ATGCTTGATGTACGCGGGGCGATAAAGCGGTTCGGCGGTCTCGTCGCGGTGTCCGAGGTCGATCTTCATGTTGATCAGGGAGAAATTGTTTCATTGATCGGCCCGAATGGTGCCGGCAAGACAACGCTTTTCGCAATGATTGCCGGGTTCTTGAAATCGGACGGCGGCGAGGTGAAGCTGAACGGCACATCAATCCTCAGGATGAAGCCGCACATGATCTGCCAGATGGGCATGGTCCGTACATTTCAGATCACCCAGCCATTTGCAGGCCTGACAACACGTCAGAACATCATGGTTGGCGCCTATTCGAGGACGTCTAGCCAACCCGATGCCGAACGAAAGGCAGAAGAGGTTGCCGAGATCGTGGGGATGACGGCACTTCTCGACCGGAATGCCGATAACCTGACAGTGGCTGGCCGCAAGCGGCTGGAACTAGCGAGGGCGCTTGCCACCGGGCCGAGCCTCCTGCTTTTGGACGAGGTAATGGCAGGCTTGAACCCGACCGAAATCGACGAAATCGTTGCTGTTATTAAGGGCATTCGCGATACGGGCGTAACCATTTTCCTGATCGAGCATGTGATGAAGGCGGTGATGAACCTGTCCGACCGGACCTATGTGCTGAACGACGGCAAGCTGATCGCTGCCGGAACGCCGGCGTCCGTGGCCGCGGATCCGCAGGTTATCGAGGCTTATCTTGGCCATGGCGCCGCGGAAGCGATGGCGGGGGGAGCAGCCTGA
- a CDS encoding ABC transporter ATP-binding protein — translation MISIRNLHTGYGSVSVLRDVSMEIGEGEIVAVLGSNGVGKTTLNNTLSGLIRPSAGEVTFEGSVISGLPPAEIVERGLIHVPEGRKLFPNLSVRDNLELGSYKRGRSNRSQNLDKVLEVFPKLRERIEQLAGTLSGGEQQMVAIGRGLMSEPKVLLLDEPSLGLSPLLVEQMFALIKQINNTGLSLILVEQNVIQSLAIADRAYVIEEGRVTLSGSAIELRENSDLKKSYLGL, via the coding sequence ATGATCAGCATTCGCAACCTCCATACAGGGTATGGCAGTGTCAGTGTCTTACGCGACGTTTCGATGGAAATCGGCGAGGGCGAGATCGTCGCCGTTCTTGGAAGCAACGGTGTCGGCAAGACGACGCTGAACAACACGCTTTCTGGGCTGATCCGGCCGAGCGCAGGTGAGGTGACTTTTGAGGGATCGGTGATTTCCGGTCTGCCGCCGGCAGAAATCGTGGAGCGTGGCCTTATCCATGTGCCAGAGGGCCGCAAGCTGTTCCCGAACCTATCCGTTCGGGACAATCTGGAACTTGGCAGCTACAAGCGCGGCCGTTCCAACCGGTCGCAAAATCTGGACAAGGTTCTGGAAGTGTTTCCGAAGCTGCGCGAGCGGATCGAACAGCTTGCCGGCACATTGTCTGGCGGCGAGCAGCAGATGGTTGCCATTGGCCGCGGCTTGATGAGCGAGCCGAAAGTGCTTCTCCTCGACGAGCCGTCACTTGGCCTGTCGCCGCTCCTAGTGGAGCAGATGTTCGCACTGATCAAGCAGATTAACAACACCGGACTGTCTCTGATCCTTGTGGAACAGAATGTGATCCAGTCGCTTGCCATCGCCGACCGTGCCTATGTGATCGAGGAGGGCCGCGTTACCCTTTCCGGGTCGGCGATCGAATTGCGGGAGAACAGCGACCTGAAAAAATCCTATCTCGGGCTGTAA